The stretch of DNA ACAGAGTAACTGAAGAAGTTAAAGATCCAAACAAGACACTACCAAGATGCATAATCATAGCAGTAACCGGCGTTACTGTTTTTTACGTTTTGGTGAATGTTGCATATTTTTCAGGTATCAAACCATTAACGCTTTTGAAtctgattttttttctgtttctatCGAAGTTGCATCTTGTTCGTATTTATTGCAGCGCCCATAGATTAATAAGAGTTGATATGAAAAATCACATGTACTTTAAGTCATGTCATGGCTGAGAGGAGGTGTGACTGTGTGTATTCTGGTTGTAAATCATGTAgtgtatttttgaatatgataaaTTGTTGCGAATATGATAAATCTCACATCCATACGTTTAGGTGCTACCAGCGTTTAATGACAAATTATTGGATGTGATTTTCCTAAAAAGAAATTGTCGTTTGCAGTGCTAACACCAAGGGAAATATTGTCCTCAAAAGCTGTGGCTATTACATTTGGAGATCGTGTATTCGGAGCGTTTTCTTGGACCATGCCTCTTGTAGTGTGTTTGTCAATATTTGGATCTCTGAACGGTTCTTGTCTAGTCAGTGCGAGAATTGGCTTTGCTGCAGCAAGGAGGCGACATTTACCGCAAGTAATGTTTTTACTTCTAGACGTTTCCGTtctaaattatgaaaaatagaTTAAAAACCCAACACTAATTtcaattttagatataaatcCCACAACCTCTCATACTTTTCATGGCAATcatgtttattattttagatattttcaatGATTCATGTGGACCATCTCACCCCGGGCCCAGCGATTCTTCTAGTAAATGTGTTCGTCTTAATACTTCTTATACCTGGAGATTTTGACTCTCTTTTAAATGCCATGAGTTTCACATCTTGGATATTTTATGGACTTGGCTCCGCGGGAGTTCTCGTTCTGCGAAAAACAAGGCCCGATCTTCCAAGACCCTATAAGGTATTTTGAATTCGTGAAGTCGAATTTACACTTGTTTAATGAGTTGCGGGGTTTATTGATATAAAATGACACCAGTCTTAGGAATTTCCACTCTCTTAATTTCCCACTGCAGTGCAGTATTACTAAGAATCAAAGCGGTACGTCTGTTTTCTTGTAACTGGCTCGTGGATTTGGTAGACTATAAAACctattttacaacaaaattcTATGAAAGAAACTTTAAAACTGTTTAAAACATTTCAGATGAGGCAAAAAAAGTAAAGCATTGCCATTTAATTAGATTGTGaatatctaaaatatatatatttctatttcgAAGGTTCCACTGGTCATTCCGGTAATCGTTACAATATTTGCCATCTACCTAACGGTTGCACCTATGATCGACAGTCCAGATTTTGCATGGTTATATGGCGGTATCTTTCTTTTATGTACTCCTCTGTTTTATTATCCTcttgtttataaaaatatccGTGTTCCTGGAATGGATTCTATAACCatattcttacaaaaatttctGAATGTTTCTCCAACAGATTGGGAGGATACATTAGCGATTGATTCTAGTAAGGAAGATTAATACTGAAATCAATAACGTggcttcattttcaatattcaaaaattataatttcatatatatgtTGTAACAGTTTTCTGAATATTCGAAATGCATGACATGAATTATTCAAAGTTTATCCTAACATGTTTAGTTTTCACTTAGTTTTCGAGCCCATGATATCCAAGCCTTTGGCCTAACTGAGTGCAAAGTTGCGCGTTCGATGCCG from Styela clava chromosome 14, kaStyClav1.hap1.2, whole genome shotgun sequence encodes:
- the LOC120341341 gene encoding b(0,+)-type amino acid transporter 1-like — encoded protein: MDDSNSLEDDVDSLDVKSTPSSETFELKKKIGIWRGVSIIAGVMVGSGIFVSPVGVLEGTNGSVGLSLVLWIACGLFSGLAALCYAELGTTIVESGGEFAYMNAAYGGSIAFAFSASYVFILYSTGNAAKAVVLGTYIATPFYEGDCAPPVVVVKCSAAAVVLIVTLVNYVSVRAAARVQVVFTAAKFIGLAAIIIGGLTRLGMGDPIGISNFKNAFDKETMAGITASQIGLAFYQGLFSYDGWANLNRVTEEVKDPNKTLPRCIIIAVTGVTVFYVLVNVAYFSVLTPREILSSKAVAITFGDRVFGAFSWTMPLVVCLSIFGSLNGSCLVSARIGFAAARRRHLPQIFSMIHVDHLTPGPAILLVNVFVLILLIPGDFDSLLNAMSFTSWIFYGLGSAGVLVLRKTRPDLPRPYKVPLVIPVIVTIFAIYLTVAPMIDSPDFAWLYGGIFLLCTPLFYYPLVYKNIRVPGMDSITIFLQKFLNVSPTDWEDTLAIDSSKED